GTTATCTGTGTACATCTCCTCAGTTATCAAAGCTTTCCTCTCAGCTCAGCGTAAGTCATTTTTTTAGATCACGGGTCATCTTCTTTCTCGGGAGAGCGCATACTGGATTGGGTCAATGTTAAAAGAGGGAATGTTTGCTTCAGTCTGCGTGTGACCTAGATAGTTTCATTAATAACCAAAACTAGAAATCACCCCAGAGCAGCACACGTAAgttaataatcatttttattttctttagaaaAAGAAACTATCACAACTTCATTTGGTAACTGTACAGTTTCTCTTCTCATAGTCACTCAGTCTGATAACAGGTTGTGATTTCATGCTGGAACACCAAACACCCTCCTACTAACGCACACCACTAGGAACAACATGACAGTATACTGCTTTCTCTTTTTCAGCGTTTACATCCTCTGATATTCTCGACTGATTAGCAAATAGAAATCacttctataaaaaaaaaaaaaagtaaaaatcccTGACAGATTCACTTAGGAGACAAGGGACAAGAGAAAGAACTCTTTGAGCGGTGTGGTCCATGAAACGTGCACCTGACGccagtgtgtgtggttgtgtgcgtTTTGAACAGCACCATAATTTACGATATACATGTGGAGTTTTAAGAGGTTCCCTGCCCTACATGAGAAGAGAGAGACGACGGAAGAGAttgtggggggaggagagagaatctGGGTCAGATTGTGGAGCATGCAGACGGACGAGTGGACGCATTCTCTCAACGGACAGGAAATACATGCACGCTCATCCGTGGTTGGGACAGAGGGGAACAGAGTAAAATATATACGATCACAGGATGTATCAAGTATGTCTCCCTGAGAAACgagtctataaaaaaaaaaaacctcttgtCACTGGTCCGTCCTCAACTCTTCTACAATTccccaggaagaaaaaaagttctGTGAGCCAGACTTGCGCGGCATGCTTGGTTTGTGAAGCATCCAGTGTGACGGGGACGCATATGTCGGAGCTACCCGCCCCCAGAATCTTCTGAGGAACGAGGAAGGGTCTGCAAATAGGCGGTCCTGCACCCTCTTGATACGCCCACCCACAGAGCACCACGAGGACCCCGCCCGTACCAGTGTCACAGATTGAGTTGACATGCAAGCACCGGGGACCTGGTAAGAGCGAGGAGTGAAGACTTATTGCTAGAAAAGGGTTTCTCTAATTCTTCACTACATAATGCCAACCCCTCATTACCTGTGTGAAGGCCTTCCTGTTGTACATATGAAGGAAAAGGATTTCACTGGGCGCAGGGCCCGTACACTACAGCTCGGTtcgtttttcatttccttccATTCAATCACGTTGGCTGAATGAATCTTTGCCAGCTCTAATATGATAAGAATAATCTCTGTAGCCCTTTTCAAGTTTCACTCAAATAAACACTTGCCATGAAAAGGGAGCCGTCCTCTCGGTGTTAAGAAGACTGAAGTGGGGCAAGTGCCGTTGCAGGTGTGCTtcacccaaaacacacacacacaccggttatGTGAGAACACACGTAGGTTAAAAACATTTGCTCATTTATGAAGCCGTCCGTCCACTCATACCAGaacgttttttaaaaagcattgtCTAAATCAAACCTCAGTCCCACCTGTATACGGAAATTCCACAGCCGCTCAAGGAAATCTAtataaaaactgtttattttattgtcgctctttctctctgctcagcTAATTTTAAAACCATCAACTGGGGGTGTCGACACCTCagtagaaaacaaataaaagaacaacCAAACGACTTTTAAAACCTAgtctccacctggtcctgcCCTGACTCCTCCTGAGGAGTGCAGAAGAGGACGTGGTGGCAGAAGAGAGGAGATCACCGGGCTCTCTCTCTTTAAGAGACAAGTTTGGGTAGGACTGTGCGAAGAGGTATGCCGTCCCCTGAATCTCCCAACATGTTGCTCCGCAGTTTGTTGTTCACGGCTGTGCTGCTTAAGCCGGGCCCCCCTTTGGCCAGGATCGAGGGGAAGGAGGTGCTGTGGTGCTCGGGGAGCCTTTTCACCGGGGCCCCGTAGCTCTTCTCGGCTCCGGGTAGGGGCTTGGGTAGGCGCCGATACAGCCACGGGTGCCTGAGGGCCTGGGTCGGCGTGAGACGCGACGATGGGTCCCAGTCCAAACACTTCTTTATGAAGTCAGTAAAGGTGGGGTCCTCGCAGCCCTTGAGTGCAGCGCTCCACTCCTTGCTGCCCGGGGGACCCCTCATCTTGCCGCGGCGAGAGCGGGACCCCGTGAGCACGGTGGCCCCTGTGGGCAAGGTGTTGGCGCCGCAGTAGCGAGGGTGGCCCTTGGAGTTGATGAAGTTCTTGGCCCTTTTGGCCTGCTCCAGGACCTTCTGCGGAGGCATGCCCAGCAGTTCCATGACGCAGGCCAGCTGGTCGCCCTCGTCCTCGCCAGGGAACAGCGGGTAGCCGGTCAGCAGCTCGGCCAGTATGCAGCCGAAGCTCCACATGTCGATAGGGAGGCCGTAGCGCGAGCCGAGGATCACCTCCGGGGCCCGGTAGAAACGGGACTGGATGTAAGTGTACACCCGCTGGTGCTCGAAGCAGCTGGACCCAAAGTCGATCACCTGGCAGAGACGAGAGGAGAAAGGTTCAGTGCGGGAATCAGGTTGCGGGTCACGGTTAGAGGGGGTCACCCCCCTCTAACCGTGTGAAGGTATCCGGTGTCTTACCTTGATGCCGCTGCGTCCCTGCTGCTTGAGCAGGATGTTCTCAGGCTTGAGGTCGCAGTGGATGATTCGGTGCTTGCTCAGGGCCTCCAGGCACTGCAGGATGGAGTGCGCAAACTTCCTGACCAGTGGCAGGCTGAAGCCCTGGAACTTGTTGCGCTTGATAAGCTCGTACAGGTTCATGCTCAGCAGCTCAAAGGTCATGCAGATGTGGTTGCGGAAGGTGAAGTTTTCCAGCATGTGCACAACGTTCATCGTGCCGTTGCGATCCTGCTTGCGAAGGTGCTCCAGGATGCGGATCTCCTCCTGCGCCTGCCGGTGGAAGCGCTTCTCGTTGCGCACCATTTTGAGAGCCAGgtgctgctgcagtttgtgaTCGTACACCTTTGCCACCTGGCCAAAGCTACCTTTACCAATGATCTGTGAGAGATTAAATATAGAGTTGGCTAAAGGTCAGCGAGAGACAACTTCATCAGTTTTATGGACGCGTGATCGTGACAGCCTACAAACACGTCTCAATATGACGATATATGGGTCTGACCTTTAGGAACTCGTAGCGGTAAGCCAGGTGGTCATGGGCGACGTGGGTGTATCCACCCTGTTCATCATCGTAGCCGCAGTTGTTGTTGCCGCCGGCGACTGCAGGCCTCTTCTTGGCATTGGGTCCCACAAAGAAGATCTCTGGGTAGGAGTGGATCTCCGCCTGCTCCAGGGTGGTCAGCTGAGATCGGTACAGTCTCAGAGCCTGGTCGGGAGTCAGAGGCCCACACAGCTTTCCAACGCCCCCTCCATTTGCAACTGCGTTAGGGCCGCAGGGATCCCCGGAGCCCTTACTGGGTTCAGTGCTGCGTCAAAACAAGCACGCGAGGAACATGGCGGTAAGCGACTGGAGAGGTGTGCACCCCCCTTCCCACTTGCTACTAGGCTTCTGCCACATTTATTGCATTGGAagacattttatgtttttatccCTCTCACCTGTCTACACTGTGCTCCTTGGACAGGCTGGAGACTGGGGTCGGTTTACTGGGCATCACGCCTGTGGTCCCACTGTTCTGAGTGGCCGCTGTGCTTATGGCGTTAATCTTTCGGTTGTTGGCGGAGTCTTCGTACATGTACTTCACCTTCAGCTGGCCACCTCTCACAGTGACCTGCTCCCTCATCACAGTCTTGTTGCTGACAACctatcagaggaggaggagaatggtCAAAAAAGCCGTAGATTCCTTTGGTAAAACCCTCTAGTGTAGCAGTGTATGAACAGAATGTAAACGATGTACCGCACTGTGTAGGCCatatgtagttgttttgtgtatgTATTCAATAGAATGAAGAAAGGACGTCTCTGTTTTTGTCCTTTTACTGGTAGCACACAGTGTCCAACGAGAGCTACTGTGGGCAGCGAGATAACAACAGAAAAGCAGCTAAAGATACAGCATTCATAGATAGAATAAATTTAATGAGCCTCTGGGGATTTTTGCaggaaaaagtcaaaataaaactaGTTAGACCTAGCTCAGAGAATGTTTGGTAGCAGCCCACATATCAGCAGGTAACCTCGCAGTAGCAGGCAACGAGCCGCTAGCAAAGAAGCAGCGAGCAGCAGAGGAATCTGCACAAATGGATTTAGAGCCAATCCGTCAGGAATGTCAAAAGGATAACAGGCCCGCCCCCAAAAATAACTCTAGCAAAAGGACCGACATACCAGCTGTTGGCAATTAGGTAAAAGACACAGCAAATCATTGGCTCGGCATTACAATAATCTTTCAATTTGTGAAGTCCTGCTTTTAGCTTCTTATGAAAAGGATTTCT
The Gasterosteus aculeatus chromosome 17, fGasAcu3.hap1.1, whole genome shotgun sequence DNA segment above includes these coding regions:
- the dyrk3 gene encoding dual specificity tyrosine-phosphorylation-regulated kinase 3, whose protein sequence is MMIISRKPEGPIATARHGDGLYDSYMRTDHILKDEADTNSPAGLPPMPKHTVVSNKTVMREQVTVRGGQLKVKYMYEDSANNRKINAISTAATQNSGTTGVMPSKPTPVSSLSKEHSVDSTEPSKGSGDPCGPNAVANGGGVGKLCGPLTPDQALRLYRSQLTTLEQAEIHSYPEIFFVGPNAKKRPAVAGGNNNCGYDDEQGGYTHVAHDHLAYRYEFLKIIGKGSFGQVAKVYDHKLQQHLALKMVRNEKRFHRQAQEEIRILEHLRKQDRNGTMNVVHMLENFTFRNHICMTFELLSMNLYELIKRNKFQGFSLPLVRKFAHSILQCLEALSKHRIIHCDLKPENILLKQQGRSGIKVIDFGSSCFEHQRVYTYIQSRFYRAPEVILGSRYGLPIDMWSFGCILAELLTGYPLFPGEDEGDQLACVMELLGMPPQKVLEQAKRAKNFINSKGHPRYCGANTLPTGATVLTGSRSRRGKMRGPPGSKEWSAALKGCEDPTFTDFIKKCLDWDPSSRLTPTQALRHPWLYRRLPKPLPGAEKSYGAPVKRLPEHHSTSFPSILAKGGPGLSSTAVNNKLRSNMLGDSGDGIPLRTVLPKLVS